The genomic stretch TTGAGGTAGAAGCGCCACAACATGTTTTTGAATACAAACCCATACTATCGGGCAGGGTGCTGTCCTTAGGCTTTGTTGCTTTTGTGGCATTGGTGTTCCTATTGGGTTCACAATTGGGTGTGGACAATGGCCAAGGCTGGTTCAAAAATATGGATATGGAAAATTGGTTTCATACCAATTGGAGCTGGATGGCGGATTACAGTACCTCCAAAACCATGGTGTATGCCTTTATTTTTCTAGGACTGATGTTTTTTGTGCAAGTGCCTTGGTTGAAAAGGTATTTGGATAAAAGTGTTTTTTAAATGTAAGCGTAATAATACGCCCAATACATCAAAAAGAATTGCAGTGGAATCCGAAGAACCAAAATCCATTTGGGAATTCCGGCGGATGCTTTTTCGCCCGAAAGCATATAAAAATGTACCGATAAAAATATGCCCAACATTAAAATGATGCCGAAAGTGCTCAATTTTCGGGTAGCATCAAAACATACGCCTATCCCCAATACAATTTCTGCGATTCCGCTCAAATAGACCAGAAGCCTGTGGTCGGGCAGGTACATGGGCATAATGCGCATATACATTTTAGGTTTTATAAAATGCATTAAACCAGCAAAAATGTACATTCCCGCCATTACATATAGATGCCATGGAGCCATAAACCTTAATTTTTAAAAAACCAAAACGGTAAGATAACATCTGTAACGGTCACAACCGCATCTTTTTCGTTTCTTTTTCGTCTTAGCCGTAATAGATGTTTGCCCTCCTCAAGGTCCGAAATATTGAGATATGTCTCGAATCCAAGGATATTATTGATTCCCGTGGTCAGGATAAAATCTTCGTCCATATCCAGGCTATCGATTTGGAAAGCATGCGTTTCATTAAAGGTTCTTAAATACCTCTTGCGTATACTGTCTTTTTGGCGTGCACTGGTAATCTGGTCGTTCCAATTGGTGGTGACCTTCATACTGGTGGATAATCCCCGCCTGTCTATTTCCGGTCTCAGGGAATCATTGTAGGCGAAAATCCGGTTCTCCAGATTCTCGGAAAAGGGTACGAAAACCTGCAAAAAGGGTTTATTGATCACCTTGGACGGAATCACCATGTGACCAGGGAAATCACCATCTTCCGTAAGCATGTCCGCATAGTTTTCCTTGTTGGCAAAAGTACTTGAAGACCTTTGGTCCTTATCCAGATAATTGGAGCTACGGTACTCCAAACTGGTCATCATCAATATGGCAATATAAATTGGGACCAAGAGCAAAATAAGCCTTCTTCCAAACCGGTTGTCCAAAAAATTATAGACCAAGGGCCTATATAAAAAGGAAAGTGTCAAAAAGCTGAAAACCCAATAGATTGGAAAGTAGATCCGTGATATCCATTTTTTCTTTTTGAGCCAACCTTGTGTCAAAAAGTCGATAAAGGTCAAGATCATGCCCGTAATGATAAAAACTATCAGTACGGAACCGAGAGTAATGGCCACCCCTTCGTTCAAGTGGTCACTTTCAAGAATAAAATTGACCACCAATACGATGGATAATATAATCATCGTCATGGCCAGCACATAGAAGATCAATAAGAACGAAATGGCAAATAGAACACTGCAATAATTCTCAAGATTGGCAATATACCGGTCAAAGGAGACGATGCGTTTTTGAAGGTATTTGGTAAAGCGCTCGGAGTAACGAAGCTTTTCAAATTCTATATCGCCGGAGACATACCGAAGGCCCAAGGAACCTATCCAAAGGCCACGAAGAATTACGTGGAGCAATAGATTGAACAATAATATGGAACAGGAAATTTGAAGGATGAGGTAAACCACGAACCGATAAATTTGTTGCTCGTTCTCTGCGTTCACCATTTCAATACGAAGCGGTTCATAGGCGGTGAACAGTCCAAAAATCGCAAAACCTGAGATAATCAGTTCCAGTTCCCAGCTTTGCTGCTGTAGCGAGTCCAGTAGTTTTTTAAATGAGGGACTGTTATAATCGTTGTTCGCGCCCACGGTCTTTGATCGGTTTGTACATCCAATATAGGCATAAAATGCAAAAACCGCTCAAAATGAGCGGTTTTGCGTTGTCGATTATAAAAAGTTAGGATCACTTGATCATCTCGTAGCTCCTTGCAATAAAGTTGGTAAGCTCTTCACCTTTTAACAATCCTTTGGAAAGGCGTGCCAAATCCAACGACTGATTGATCAGCCTTTCGCGCTTTTTAGCGGTCTTGGTATTTAGTATTTCACTTACCAGTTCGTGATTGGTGTTCACGATAAGGTTGTACATTTCGGGCATATTTCCCATTCCGAACATGCCTCCGCCACCAGTACGCTGCATCTCTTTCATACGTCGCATAAATTCCGGCTCGGTAATAATAAACGGCGATGCACTGCTTTCCATGGCCTCCAATTGAATGGTATATCCTTTATCGGAAATTACTTTTTCTAAATCAGCCTTTAGGCTGTCTTTTTCCTCATCGGACAATTTGGAAATGGCCGTATCCTCTTTTTTGATGAGGTTGTCCACATGATCGGCATCCACCCGTACAAAGGATAGGTTCTCTTTGGAGGTTTCCAGTTTTTGCATCAAGTGTGGCACGATCGGGGAATCCAACAAGAGGATTTCGTACCCTTTTTTCTTGGCAGCTTCAATATAGCTGTGCTGTGCATCTTTGTCGGAAGCATAAAGCACGACCAACTTATCATCCTTATCGGTCTGATTGTCCTTGATCTTGGCTTCCAGTTCTTCAAACGTATAGTAATTGCCATCAATGGTAGGGTAAAGTGCAAATTTGTCCGCCTTTTCAAAGAATTTATCTTCGGATAGCATTCCGTACTCTATCACTACTTTGATATCGTTCCACTTCTGTTCAAAATCCTCACGGTTGTTTTTGAAGAGCGAAGTCAATTTGTCCGCAACCTTTCTGGTAATGTAGGAGGAAATCTTCTTCACGGCTCCATCCGCCTGAAGATATGAACGAGATACGTTCAATGGAATGTCCGGAGAGTCTATGACCCCTTTTAACATCGTCAAGAATTCGGGAACAATGCCTTCCACATTGTCCGTTACGAACACTTGGTTCTGGTACAATTGGATTTTATCCTTTTGTATGCTGAGGTCGTTCGTCAACTTTGGGAAATATAGGATACCCGTTAAGTTGAAGGGATAATCCACGTTTAGGTGAATATGGAACAAAGGTTCCTCGAACTGCATCGGGTAAAGTTCCCTGTAAAAGCTTTTGTAATCAGCCTCCTCTAGATCTGCAGGTTGTTTGGTCCAAGCGGGATTCGGATTGTTGATGATGTCGTCCACCTCCTTAGTTGGTGCCGGTTCGTCCTCTTTGGCTCCTTCCGGTTTTGGAAGCGTTTCCGTTTTTGTCCCGAACTTGATCGGAATGGGCATAAACTTGTTGTACTTCACCAAAAGCTCACGGATTTTGGTTTTCTCCAAAAACTCCGTGGAATCTTCTGCAATATGAAGTATGATTTCGGTGCCTCTCTCGGTTTTGTCGCTGGGTTCAATGGTGAATTCTGGGGAACCATCACAGGTCCAGTGTACCGCTGGCTCTTCTTTATGGCTCTTTGTAATGATCTCCACTTTTTCGGCGACCATAAAGGCCGAATAGAAACCAAGTCCAAAATGCCCGATGATCCCGGCATCTTTCCCGGTATCCTTGTATTTGTCCAAAAATTCTTCGGCACCGGAAAAAGCCACTTCGTTAATGTACTTTTTCACTTCCTCCTCGGTCATCCCGATTCCTTGGTCCAAAATATGAATGCGTTTGTTCTCCTTGTCCACTTTAACCTCAATTACTGGGTTGCCATATTCAACTGTAGCTTCGCCAATTGAGGTAAGGTGCTTTAATTTTAGTGTTGCATCCGTAGCGTTGGAAATAAGCTCCCTCAAGAAAATTTCGTGATCACTGTATAGAAACTTTTTGATCAGAGGGAAAATGTTCTCTACTGAAACATTGATTTTACCTGTAGCCATCGTTTTGTTTTTTATTCTTTAATAGCTGATGAGTCAAAAAAAATACCATAATGCCAAATCTGACAAACTGACATTTGATAGGCCCTCCATCAATTTTAACATAACTTTGTTTATTTAATTTTTAAAAAGATTAAACAAAATGATTATATTTACAGTGTTATAGGTTAAAAATTGCTATGAGATAGTATTTCTATAACAAGTTTGTTTATTTATTGGTTAGGTTGTGAAAATGCACTTTCGCCAGGAAGTGCATTTTCTTTAAAAAATTAGATGATCCATCCCTAACTTTGTTAACTCTTCAAAAACATCTCAAAAATGGCAAATACAACTAAAACCAAAATCACCGAGGATAAAATCATAGGCTTTTTCATGGAATCTGTTTTGGAGCATGAAAAAGTGCCGGGTTCAGTATTTAAGTTCTGCAAGGAGCATGATATTAAGGAAGAAGAATTCTATGGGTTCTTTGGTTCGTTCGAATCGTTGCAACAATCCATTTGGAACAAATTCTTCGACAACAGTTATGGGTTGATGCAAAAGAACAAGCAGTACGCATCCATGACCAACGAGGAAAAGATGCTGACATTTTTCTTCACCTTTTTTGAGAATCTGACATTGAACAGGAGCTATGTACTGTTCATAATGAAGGAACACAAGTATACCTTGGAAGGTTTAATGCAATTGAAGGGCCTTCGAAAAAGGTTCAAGGATTTCGCTTCCACGCTCATTGAGGAAAGGAACGATGAAAAACAGCATAAGATTTTTAAGTACAACGCTCCCTTGTTTGCCGAAGGCGCTTGGTTACAGTTCCTATTTATTTTAAAATTTTGGATGGAAGATGGTTCACCTGGTCTGGAAAAAACCGATATCGCCATTGAGAAATCCGTTACTACCATATTTCAAATTTTCGAGACCACCCCTTTGGAAAAGATAGTGGACTTTGGAAAATTCCTTTACAAGGAAAAATTCGCATAGCGCCCATGAAAAGTTTGGATACCATTCCCACGGGGAAAATAGAACGCGCCGGAAAGCTGGTAAAGACCGGGGTGAAAATAGGCGGGAACTATGTAAAATACTACGGTAAAAAGCTAGTGGACCCGCAAACCTCCAAGGATTCCTTGGACCAAGACAATGCAGAGGATATTTACGATGGGCTTAAAAGTTTAAAGGGCAGTGCCCTTAAGGTGGCACAGATGCTCAGCATGGAGAAGAACCTCTTGCCACGGGCCTATGTGGAGAAGTTTTCCCTTTCCCAGTTCTCAGTGCCTCCGTTGTCCGCACCCTTGGTACGCAAGACCTTCAAAAAGTATTTGGACAAATATCCCGAAGAAATTTTTGATGAGTTTGAAAAAGATTCTGTAAACGCTGCCAGCATAGGACAGGTGCACCGTGCGGAAAAGGATGGAAAAAAATTGGCGGTCAAAATCCAATATCCAGGTGTTGCGGAAAGCATCAGTAGCGATTTGGCCTTGGTGAAGCCGGTGGCCATTAAAATGTTCAATCTAAAGGGAAAGGACTCCGAAAAATATTTTAAAGAGGTAGAGCATAAACTTATCGAGGAGACCAATTATATTTTGGAGTTGGAGCAAAGCGATGAGATTACCAAAGCTTGTTCCGTGATTCCAAATATGGAATTTCCAAAATATTACCGAGAACTTTCAAGCGAGCGTATTTTGACGATGGATTGGATGGAAGGAATACACTTGGGTGAATTTACCCGAACGGACTTTGATGCTGGACTTGGGAATACCCTTGGCCAGGCCCTTTGGGATTTTTACATGTTCCAGATCCATAAATTGAGAAGGGTGCATGCAGACCCGCATCCAGGTAATTTTTTGGTAAGTGATAACGGTAAGTTGATAGCCATCGATTTTGGTTGCATCAAGCAGATTCCAGACGATTTTTATGTTCCTTATTTTGAACTGGCCAAGGAGGAGAATATCAACAATGATAAAATCTTCATGGAGAAATTGTACGAACTGGAAATCTTGACGCCAACCGACTCCGAAGAAGAACTAAAATTTTTTAAAGCGCTTTTTAAAGAAATGCTGACTATTTTCACTTCTCCTTTTCATAAAGATACTTTTGACTTTGGCGACGAAGGGTTCTGGTCTAAAATTGCAAATCTCAGTGAACGCTATTCCAAAGACGAGCAAATCCGAAAAATGAACGGAAACAGAGGTTCCAAACACTTTTTGTACATCAACCGCACGTTTTTTGGGCTGTACAATCTTCTTCATGACTTAAGGGCTAAAGTAGATGTGAACTCCTACAAAACATATATGGATTGATTTCCTCCATTGGAAATAAAAAAATCCCGTTCAGTGGTAGTCCAATGAACGGGATTTTTGTTTGAAGCAAATTTAGTTGTCTATTTTTTCTGCTTTACATATTTATCCAACCATTGATCTTGCTCCCATAACAAATGTAGGATGCTTTCCTTGGCCCTGTATCCGTGGCTTTCTTTGGGCAGCATTACCAATCTAACGGTTGCCCCCAATCCTTTTAGAGCATTGAAATAGCGCTCACTCTGCATGGGATAGGTCCCAGAATTGTTATCCGCTTCTCCGTGAATCAAAAGTAATGGTGTTTTCATTTTTTCAGAGTGCATAAAAGGGGACATGGTATAGTACACCTCGGGAGCTTCCCAATAGTTCCTTTCCTCGCTCTGGAAACCAAAAGGTGTAAGTGTCCTATTGTAGGCACCGCTTCTCGCAATTCCTGCAGCGAACAAATCGGAATGTGACAGTAGGTTGGCCACCATAAACGCACCGTAACTATGTCCGCCTACGGCAACTCGCTCCGTATCCACGTAACCAAGTTCGTCCACAGCGTCGATAGCTGCTTTGGCATTTGCTACGAGTTGACTTCTAAAGGTGTCGTTGGGTTGTTCGTCTCCTTCGCCGATAATTGGGAAGGCGGCATCATCCAGTACCACGTAACCTTTGGTTACCCAATAAATGGGCGAACCCCAATACGGATAGGTGAATTCGTTGGGATTGGATGTGTTCTGCGAAGCACTGTTCTTGTCCTTGTACTCTCTTGGATAGGCCCAAAGAATCATTGGCATTTTTTCTTTTTTCTCCATGTCGTACCCAACAGGAAGGTATAAAGTTCCAGAAAGCTCCAATCCGTCATCCCTCTTATATGTGATCACTTCTTTGTGTACGTTTTGAATGCTTTTGTAGGGGTTCTCAAAATTGGTCAACTGAACGGGCCCTCTTCTCTTGATCAAACTCTTATAGTAATAGTTCGGGTATTCGTTGGCGGATTCGATGCGCACCAACAATTGGTCTTTTTTAGGGTCGTATTCTATCAAGTTTTCCAGCTTATCTTCAAGCTTTGAGGTATATAGCCTCGTTTTTTTAAGGTTCTCCAAATTAATTTTATCCACAAAGGGGAACTGTCCTTCTTCGGTATAGCCATCGCCGATCAAATAGGCATTGTTGTTTTTGTCCAAGGAGAGTACCCAACTGCCATTTTCATTTCTTTTTGTGACAAAATTCCCTGGGTCGCTGTACACATCTTGATAGTTTCTGTCCTCAATGATCTTGGCTCCCGCTGAAGGGTTGGAGGGGTCAAAAAGATAGGTTTTGGTGTTTCTGTCGTTCCACCAACGATCGTGCGCAATGGCCAGATCATCGTTCCCCCATTGAATGTAGCTGAATCTGTTCTTGGTTTTTAGGATGGATTCTCCCTTTCCATCAAAAGGCGCCTCCAGTTGGAATACTTCATCGCGGTAATCGACTTCGTTTTCCGGGTCGCCACCATCCAGCGCTTCTACATAAATTATGGTGGCCGGTTTATCGTTTCGCCAGCTTATATCACGCATACCGGTTCTTTCGGCCATAAAGCCTTTGGGAAGGTCTTCGATAAGGGGGACCTCCAAAAGTGTTTTTACCTTGCTTCCGTCTTTTTTGTAAACGGTGGTAGTGTTCGGAAACCTATAGTAGGGAACCAAGTAGGAGAATGGCTTGTCCAAAGTGACCGTCATTACATACTCGCCATCTGGGGAGAAGCTGATACTTGTATACAGGTCGGCATCTTTCCACTTGGTCTTGGTACCGTCCATTTGAACTTTGTAGAGCTCGGAACGGGCCAATTGCTCAAAATTAAATTCATCGTTCGGGTTTTTCAACAAATCCTGATAGGTTCTGTTCTGCGCTTTTTTGCCATCATTGGTAGAAATGGTGGGGCCTTCCGGCACAGCTTCATTGGTATTGATCAATGGTTTTCTGTCATCCGGTAGCATTTTGACCAAAACGGACTCACCATCCTTGAACCAATTGATGATGTCCCTCATGTTGGCATTTACATTGGTTTCCGTAATGGCAGTGGCCTTGGCGGACTTTAAATCGAGAACCATGACCTCAACACCGTTGGATGTGGTATTGGTGAATGCAATTTTGGACTGGTCCGGCGACCAATTAAAATTGGCCAATCTTGGATTTTCGGAGAGTCCCTGTACTTGTGTGCCCTCGTTGTTGCCCACTTCTTTAACAATGATGTTGTTGTAATAATTGGTGCGGCTCCCAATGTTGGTCTTGGGGTTGATGCGAAGGCCGGCCAATCTAAGCTCCGTTTCCGATAATTCGGCGATGGTCTTGTAGTAGTCCCTGTAGAGGAGTACCATATATTTGCCATCATCCGTGATCAGCACACTGGGTGCCAAAGGTGCGTTGACAAGTTCGAGTATTTCTTCCGAAGGTTTTTGGTAACTTAATTTTTCCTGTGCCTGTACAAAGCAAATGGACAAAATGGTCCAAAATACCCAGAGATAATTTTTCATGATCCTTATTTGATAGTTTAACGAATTAAGTTTTTTGATTTTTTAAAAGTACAACTTTTAAAAAGTATTATTTTGGCGGAATAATGAATATTTGGCGAGGATATTTGCTAATTTTCAAATTCTAACTATCTTTTTTCTATCTAAATTAAATTAAATGTACAATTCCAAGATTGCCGGGTTAGGATTTTACGTCCCTGAGAATGTGGTCACTAATGATGATTTGTCTAAAATGATGGACACAAATGATGAATGGATACAAGAGCGTACGGGGATCAAAGAGCGGCGTCATGTTGTAAAAGATACCGAAACTAC from Flagellimonas oceani encodes the following:
- a CDS encoding MauE/DoxX family redox-associated membrane protein, yielding MAPWHLYVMAGMYIFAGLMHFIKPKMYMRIMPMYLPDHRLLVYLSGIAEIVLGIGVCFDATRKLSTFGIILMLGIFLSVHFYMLSGEKASAGIPKWILVLRIPLQFFLMYWAYYYAYI
- the htpG gene encoding molecular chaperone HtpG, whose amino-acid sequence is MATGKINVSVENIFPLIKKFLYSDHEIFLRELISNATDATLKLKHLTSIGEATVEYGNPVIEVKVDKENKRIHILDQGIGMTEEEVKKYINEVAFSGAEEFLDKYKDTGKDAGIIGHFGLGFYSAFMVAEKVEIITKSHKEEPAVHWTCDGSPEFTIEPSDKTERGTEIILHIAEDSTEFLEKTKIRELLVKYNKFMPIPIKFGTKTETLPKPEGAKEDEPAPTKEVDDIINNPNPAWTKQPADLEEADYKSFYRELYPMQFEEPLFHIHLNVDYPFNLTGILYFPKLTNDLSIQKDKIQLYQNQVFVTDNVEGIVPEFLTMLKGVIDSPDIPLNVSRSYLQADGAVKKISSYITRKVADKLTSLFKNNREDFEQKWNDIKVVIEYGMLSEDKFFEKADKFALYPTIDGNYYTFEELEAKIKDNQTDKDDKLVVLYASDKDAQHSYIEAAKKKGYEILLLDSPIVPHLMQKLETSKENLSFVRVDADHVDNLIKKEDTAISKLSDEEKDSLKADLEKVISDKGYTIQLEAMESSASPFIITEPEFMRRMKEMQRTGGGGMFGMGNMPEMYNLIVNTNHELVSEILNTKTAKKRERLINQSLDLARLSKGLLKGEELTNFIARSYEMIK
- a CDS encoding TetR family transcriptional regulator C-terminal domain-containing protein, whose amino-acid sequence is MANTTKTKITEDKIIGFFMESVLEHEKVPGSVFKFCKEHDIKEEEFYGFFGSFESLQQSIWNKFFDNSYGLMQKNKQYASMTNEEKMLTFFFTFFENLTLNRSYVLFIMKEHKYTLEGLMQLKGLRKRFKDFASTLIEERNDEKQHKIFKYNAPLFAEGAWLQFLFILKFWMEDGSPGLEKTDIAIEKSVTTIFQIFETTPLEKIVDFGKFLYKEKFA
- a CDS encoding ABC1 kinase family protein, whose translation is MKSLDTIPTGKIERAGKLVKTGVKIGGNYVKYYGKKLVDPQTSKDSLDQDNAEDIYDGLKSLKGSALKVAQMLSMEKNLLPRAYVEKFSLSQFSVPPLSAPLVRKTFKKYLDKYPEEIFDEFEKDSVNAASIGQVHRAEKDGKKLAVKIQYPGVAESISSDLALVKPVAIKMFNLKGKDSEKYFKEVEHKLIEETNYILELEQSDEITKACSVIPNMEFPKYYRELSSERILTMDWMEGIHLGEFTRTDFDAGLGNTLGQALWDFYMFQIHKLRRVHADPHPGNFLVSDNGKLIAIDFGCIKQIPDDFYVPYFELAKEENINNDKIFMEKLYELEILTPTDSEEELKFFKALFKEMLTIFTSPFHKDTFDFGDEGFWSKIANLSERYSKDEQIRKMNGNRGSKHFLYINRTFFGLYNLLHDLRAKVDVNSYKTYMD
- a CDS encoding prolyl oligopeptidase family serine peptidase, with product MKNYLWVFWTILSICFVQAQEKLSYQKPSEEILELVNAPLAPSVLITDDGKYMVLLYRDYYKTIAELSETELRLAGLRINPKTNIGSRTNYYNNIIVKEVGNNEGTQVQGLSENPRLANFNWSPDQSKIAFTNTTSNGVEVMVLDLKSAKATAITETNVNANMRDIINWFKDGESVLVKMLPDDRKPLINTNEAVPEGPTISTNDGKKAQNRTYQDLLKNPNDEFNFEQLARSELYKVQMDGTKTKWKDADLYTSISFSPDGEYVMTVTLDKPFSYLVPYYRFPNTTTVYKKDGSKVKTLLEVPLIEDLPKGFMAERTGMRDISWRNDKPATIIYVEALDGGDPENEVDYRDEVFQLEAPFDGKGESILKTKNRFSYIQWGNDDLAIAHDRWWNDRNTKTYLFDPSNPSAGAKIIEDRNYQDVYSDPGNFVTKRNENGSWVLSLDKNNNAYLIGDGYTEEGQFPFVDKINLENLKKTRLYTSKLEDKLENLIEYDPKKDQLLVRIESANEYPNYYYKSLIKRRGPVQLTNFENPYKSIQNVHKEVITYKRDDGLELSGTLYLPVGYDMEKKEKMPMILWAYPREYKDKNSASQNTSNPNEFTYPYWGSPIYWVTKGYVVLDDAAFPIIGEGDEQPNDTFRSQLVANAKAAIDAVDELGYVDTERVAVGGHSYGAFMVANLLSHSDLFAAGIARSGAYNRTLTPFGFQSEERNYWEAPEVYYTMSPFMHSEKMKTPLLLIHGEADNNSGTYPMQSERYFNALKGLGATVRLVMLPKESHGYRAKESILHLLWEQDQWLDKYVKQKK